Part of the Novipirellula artificiosorum genome, TCGCAGCACCAGCGCGAACCGCAAGGCAACAATCATTCGCAGCGGTTTGTCGAAAGACCAGAGCGAAATCTCGTCACCTACCCCGCAGATGTATTGGACACCACCCGAGATGCGCGGTACAACGAGCGCCGCGCGGGTAGGGGTTGGAGACCTAACCAATGTCAAGGAGGAGGGGAAGGAAGGTTTCAAATGCAAGCCTCAGGCGCGACCTCGCGCCCGGTGGCGTTCAGCGAGACGTATCTTTTGTTACTTCAACACCGTTCAAGGCGTGAGCAGCTTCTTGATGTGGTTCCAGGACTTCGTGTTCGCGACATTCGCTTTTTCGAGACCTCCGCGGCGCGCCTGCTTGATGCCGTACTTCATCACATCCAATCCATCGATCGAGTGCGCGTCGGTGCTGATCACAATAGGAATGCCATGGCGTTTTGCGGCCGCCAAGTGGACATCATTGAGGTCCAAACGGGCGGGGTTCGCATTCAATTCCATCATTTTCTTGTTTGCGACCACCGCTTTCATCACCGCCTCCATGTCAACCTCATAGGGTGGGCGCCGATTGATCAGGCGTCCGCTGGGGTGAGCGATGCAGTCCACGTGCGGGTTTTCTATGGCGCCGAGAATCCGCTCGGTGATCTGATCACGCGGTTGCTTTTGGCCATAGTGAACACTGGCCAAGACCCAGTCCGCCTCGGCCAAACATTCATCGGGTAAATCCATGCCGCCTTTTTCGAGAATATCGCATTCAATGCCTTTGAGAATCAAAAGTCGGCCCTCGTAGTCGCCGCGCATCGCGTCGATCGCATCCCATTGCTGTCGCAGTCGTTTTGGATCCAAGCCCGACGCCATGGAAACTCGCTTGCTGTGATCGGTGATGGCGATGTAGCGGAGCCCTCGCTCGATTGCCGCGTCGGCCATTTCGTGAAGCGTCGCCTTCCCATCGGTGGCACTTGTATGCATGTGCAAGTCGCCGAGGATGTCCGACAATTCGATGAGCTTGGGGAGCTCATTCTGCTGAGCCCACTGGAATTCGCCGCGATCTTCCCGCAATTCAGGTTCGATCCATCGCAGCCCAACGGCTTGATAAACACTCTGCTCGGTGTCGCCCGCAATTTGCAGCTCCTGCTCATTACGAAAGACACCATATTCGTTGATCTTCAGCCCCTGTTCTTTAGCGATGCGCCGCAGGTGGACATTATGTGCTTGGGAGCCAGTGAAGTACTGAAGCGCCGCGCCGAATTGGTTGGCTTCGACCAGTCGCATGTCCACTTGGAAGGCACCCGCAACTCGAATGGAAATCTTGGTTTCCCCTCGCGCGATCGTTTGTGAACGACCGGGGAACGCCTCGAAGTGATCCATCGCCGCACCGCGATCGTTGGCAACGGCAAGCAGATCCAAATCGCCAATCGATTCGCGACCGCGCCGATAACTGCCTGCCCATTGCATCTGGGTGATCGACTTGCACTGATCCATATGGGCGCCGATTTGGTGTGCCAGTTGATCGCCTTTGGCCCAATAGATTCGCTCCGCGGCTTGCTGGGCGATCGCAAGTCCGTCCAAGATGACCTGCTCCGTCTTTGCACCGAAGCCTTTGATCTTCCGCACGGTTCCTTCTTGGCACGCCCGTTTCAAATCGTCAAGTGATTCAATCTCGAGCATCTCCTTCAACTTGGCCGCCTTCTTGGCGCCGAGACCAGGAATGCGAGCCATCTGCACCACCACTTGTGGGACCGCCTTGCGAAGTTCATCGAGTTGTGCAAGGCGACCGGTGTCCAATAAAACCAGGGTCTTCTCCGCGAGCGTCTTGCCAATGCCAGGTAGATCCGCCAGCTTTCGATTGGAATCTTTGGCGATTTCTGCGATCGGCTCGTCGAGATCCCGAATCGCTTGAGCGCCACCTCGGTAGGCTCGAATGCGAAACGGATTCTCGCTGCGAAACTCCATCAATTCCGCCATTTCATCAAAGACATCCGCGATGGCAGCGTTTTCCACAGATTCGATCCCAAAAAAGGCTTCGCCGAAGCCGCTTTGGCTCCGCTTGTGTCGACGGAGGACCACTCATGACGAGGTCCCAAAAAAGTCGTTTTACACTAAAACACGTCCCGTTGCGATGAATCCGAAAACCATTCAGAATGGTTAAACATTCGGAGGGTAAGCGAATTGGTGAGCGGCCTCATTGGAACTGAGGTACCCCGCAAGGGGCTGCGAGTTCGAGTCTCGTGCCCTCCGCCTTGAAAGCCCCGCAAAGCATTGAAGGAGCGTCGTTTTCTTTGGTTTTTTACGGGGTTTTCTGTGCGCCGTGGCTACTCGCTTAGGGAATTGGCCGATGCTTCCGTGCGATCGCTCACAATTCGCTCGCCAGCACCGCGTCCAATGGTCCAGAACAGGGCCGGGCGAACGAAGAACTCCGCCAGCGTACTGGTCAACAAACCGCCGATGATGACTGTCGCGACGGGGTACAGGATTTCTTTTCCCGTTTCTCCGGCCGCCAGTGCCAGTGGAAACAATCCGATCCCGCTGGTCAGCGCCGTCATCAAAACGGGTGCCATCCGTTCTTGACCCGCTCGTTTGACCATTTCCTGCGTCCACGATTCCCCTTCGTGCTGGACCAGATGCAGGTAATGGTTCAACAGCAAGATCCCGTTGCGACTGGCGATCCCACAAAGCGAAATGAATCCAACCATCGCAGCGACGGTGAGGTTTTGTTCGGTGAGCACGAGTGCGGCCACGGCGCCAATGAACGCGGTCGGCAGCGCCACGAGGACCTGAACCGCAAAATTGATGCTGCCAAACAAGGTGTAGAGGACTAGGAACATTCCGAGCAAGGCGACGACCGACAAAAGAGCCAACCGACGCGAAGCCGATTGTTGACTTTCAAACTGTCCGCCGTACTCCAGGAAATAGCCCGGTTGCAGGGTCAAATCGGCTAACTCGGCTTTGATGTCGCTGACCACATCGACAACGCCACGCCCCGCAACATTCGCCTGCAAGACAATCCGTCGTTTCACCTGTTCGCGAGAAATAGAATTGGGACCGCTACTGTTGTAGATGTTGGCAACCGATTCAAGCGGAATCACACCGCCATCGGGCAGCGAGACAGCCAAACGTCTAAATTTTGCTTCGTCTTCGCGAAACGGCTCGTCCAGACGCACGACCAAATCAAAGGTGCGCTGCCCTTGTAGTACTTGGCTAACGACTTTCCCGTTCATGGCCGTTTCCACCAACTCCATCACGTCGGCTGGTCTTAGCCCGTACTGCACCAACGCGGAACGGTTCAATTCAACTCTCAATTGTGGAATGTTCGTCTGCTGTTCCACAATCACGTCGGTCAACCCATCGATGCCAATGATTCGAGACTGCATCTCCTCGGCTGTGTTTCGCAGCACATCCAGATTGTCTCCGTACAATTTGATGCCGATTTGGGCCTTGACTCCTGAGATCATATGGCTGATCAAATGTGCTAACGGCTGTTCGGTGCTGGAAATGACCCCTGGGATATCAGCCATCACTTCTCGAATTTCATCGATCGTCGCTTCGCGGTCGGCTCCTTCGGCAATCTCCAGAATCAGTTCGCTGACGTTCACGCCCACTGCATGTTCATCGAGTTCCGCGCGACCGGTTCGTCTTACGATCGATTGAACGTCATCGATTTCGAACAGCCGGCGTTGCACGGTCGCACCGATCCGATTGCTCGTTGCAAGAGATGTCCCCGGCGCGAGCATGGCGTTCACCTGAACCGCGCCCTCATTGAAGGGAGGCAGGAAGTCTCGCTCGAGTTGGCTGAGGCCGATCGCTGCAAATCCAACGATCACGGCGGCAACCCCCAGGACGGGAGTGGCAAAGGTCGTGCTGAGCTCGATTGCTGCCCCGAAGACGCTTTTTAATCCGTTCATCAATCGCCCTTCTTCGGCTTGCTCGCCACCGAGCCAGAATTCGAAGCCTTGAAGTAGCAACCAAACCACAGGCGTTAACAATGCGATCCAACCCACCGGATGATGCGGGGCCGAAAAGGGAAGACCGAGGAGATCCATCCCGCGCGGAATGATCCAAAGCACCGATAAAGAGGCAATGCCAAGAGCGAGAATGGGCAAGACGACTTGCCAGCCTCGCCGGCCGACCAGCAACAAGGACGCCAAGACAGGGGTGACCGTTAACGAAACCGCCAGTGACGCAAGCAGTGAAACAACGTAAGCCATCGCCAACGGGACGAATAACTTTCCTTCCATTCCTTCAAGAGCAAACAACGGAATAAAGACCAGCACCACGATGGCGGTTCCATAGACGATCGAGCTGCGGACTTCGATACTGGCGTCCAAGACCACCTTCAGCGTCGAGCGCGGAGCGTCGGCATTTCGGTTTTCTCTCAGTCGGCGGAAGATGTTCTCGACATCGACAATCGCATCATCCACCAACTCACCAATCGCAACGGCCAATCCGCCAAGGGTCATGGTATTGATCGACAGGCCAAACAAGGTAAAAACGCACGCCGTGGCGACGATCGACAACGGAATCGCGGTTAACGTGATGAAGGTGGTGCGAAAATTCAGTAAGAATAAGAACAGAATCACGAGAACCAATGCACCTCCATCCGCAAGTGCTTCGATCACGTTGTCGATGGCTCGATCGATAAACGATCGTTGCGAGTAGACCTGTTCGATACGAATGTCGTCGGGCAATGCAACCCGAAGATCCGCCAGTGCACGCACGACCGCTTCATCCACCGCTCGCGTGTCCGCTTCGGGTTGTTTGTTGATCGTCAAAATGACCGCGGGACCTCCTTCGACGTGGCCGTCGGCACCACGTACGTAAGCTGCCGAATCACCTCGTTTGACCTGTGGTGCATTCACAACACGAGCAATGTCGGCGAGCGTGATGGATCGGCCATCACGAATCGTGACCGTGACCTGCTGCAAGTCCTCAATGCTGGTTACCCGTCCGAGCCCGCGAACGAGCAACTCATTGGCACCCTGGTCATCCAAGTAACCCCCCGTCGCGTTCAGGTTCGATCTTGACACCGCTTGAAAGACGTCATCCATGGTCAGCCCGTAAGTGCGCATGGCATCGGGGTCGACCAACACTTGGAACTGCATTCGCCCACCGCCCATGGTGAACACCTGCGAGACACCGGGAATCGTCAGAAGACGCTGGCGAACCACCCAATCCGCAAGCGTTCGCATCTCCATCGGCGGCGTCTGTTCCCCGTCGCTCCACATGCCATACATCAAGATCTGGCCCATCACGGACGAAATCGGCGCCAACGTGGGATTGGTATCGGGCGGAAGCGTCTCGGCGGCCAATTGCAGGCGTTCGGCAACGATTTGGCGATCGTTGTAGATGTTGGTGTTCCAGTCAAATTCCACGTAGATCACCGAGATCCCAACGCCACTGGTGCTGCGCACCGCCATCACCCCATTGGCCCCGTTAAAGGCCGTCTCCAACGGAAACGTAATCAACGCCTCCACCTCCTCCGGTGCCATCCCGTGAGCCTCGGTGATGACCACCACGCGAGGCCGGTTCAAGTTCGGAAAGACATCGATTGGCAACCGCGCGGTCTGCCACGTACCGACGGCGAGCATGATGACGGCGGCAAACAGGATCAGCAGCCGATTGTGCAGCGAGAAGGTGATGATGCGGTCGAGCATGGTGGCATAGGAAAGGGGGAATGGGGACGTGGTTACTCATTTTCGCTAAGAGCGCAGCGCGTCGGATTGCAAAGGTGGTGAACGAGTGGTTCAAGACTTTGCCCTCGAAGGCTCTGCCTCAGTGATTGTGCCCAGCGTGCGGATCCATCCCACCGCCCGCCTGATTCTTCATCGCCATCTGCAATTGATGTGCGCCGGAAACGGCGACGGTTTGGCCTGGCCAAAGTTGCCCATCGTTTGCAATCGCTTGGTTCATCGAATCACCGGCCAGAACGTGGACCGGAATACGGTCAAAACGGTCTCCGTTTTCGACGAAGACAAATCGTTCCGCGCCCTCTTCGGCGACCGCGCCCTTGGGCACGACAATCACATCCTCCAAATTTTCCACCGGAACGCGTAGCACCATTCGTTGGCCAGGCTTGTATCGCCAACTGACGTAACGATGTTCGCCGACCTGCTCGGATCGCTCCACTTGATTGTCGAGTGAAACGAAAAACGGCAAGGCTCGCGACAACGGGTTGACTTCGTTGCCGATGTAGACGATCTGCAAATCATCGATCACGGTAGGATCCTCACCATCGGATTCCATCACCGCTTGCAATGGCAATTTAGCATTCGCTGCTCGGCTCAACGCCGCATTGTCTCGTTGGTAAGCATACCCTTCGATCAGAATCTCGCTGTAATCCGACAACTGAGCCAGTTTCATACCGGCTTCCACCGACTCGCCCCGACTGACATTCAATTGGGTTACCAGGAAATCGATATCAATGTGCTCGGGATGCATCGGTGGAGGCTGGACGAGCGAAGCGATACGAGCATTCGCTGACGCTCGCGGTGTCTCGCCGGGTCCATGCAACGCGTCGTGATGCAGCGAGCGATCGGCGTGCAACGTCGGCGCGTAAATCGTAATCTCGCGAATCAACTCACGCGTCTCCTCGATCTCCGCCACCTGG contains:
- the polX gene encoding DNA polymerase/3'-5' exonuclease PolX encodes the protein MENAAIADVFDEMAELMEFRSENPFRIRAYRGGAQAIRDLDEPIAEIAKDSNRKLADLPGIGKTLAEKTLVLLDTGRLAQLDELRKAVPQVVVQMARIPGLGAKKAAKLKEMLEIESLDDLKRACQEGTVRKIKGFGAKTEQVILDGLAIAQQAAERIYWAKGDQLAHQIGAHMDQCKSITQMQWAGSYRRGRESIGDLDLLAVANDRGAAMDHFEAFPGRSQTIARGETKISIRVAGAFQVDMRLVEANQFGAALQYFTGSQAHNVHLRRIAKEQGLKINEYGVFRNEQELQIAGDTEQSVYQAVGLRWIEPELREDRGEFQWAQQNELPKLIELSDILGDLHMHTSATDGKATLHEMADAAIERGLRYIAITDHSKRVSMASGLDPKRLRQQWDAIDAMRGDYEGRLLILKGIECDILEKGGMDLPDECLAEADWVLASVHYGQKQPRDQITERILGAIENPHVDCIAHPSGRLINRRPPYEVDMEAVMKAVVANKKMMELNANPARLDLNDVHLAAAKRHGIPIVISTDAHSIDGLDVMKYGIKQARRGGLEKANVANTKSWNHIKKLLTP
- a CDS encoding efflux RND transporter permease subunit, which produces MLDRIITFSLHNRLLILFAAVIMLAVGTWQTARLPIDVFPNLNRPRVVVITEAHGMAPEEVEALITFPLETAFNGANGVMAVRSTSGVGISVIYVEFDWNTNIYNDRQIVAERLQLAAETLPPDTNPTLAPISSVMGQILMYGMWSDGEQTPPMEMRTLADWVVRQRLLTIPGVSQVFTMGGGRMQFQVLVDPDAMRTYGLTMDDVFQAVSRSNLNATGGYLDDQGANELLVRGLGRVTSIEDLQQVTVTIRDGRSITLADIARVVNAPQVKRGDSAAYVRGADGHVEGGPAVILTINKQPEADTRAVDEAVVRALADLRVALPDDIRIEQVYSQRSFIDRAIDNVIEALADGGALVLVILFLFLLNFRTTFITLTAIPLSIVATACVFTLFGLSINTMTLGGLAVAIGELVDDAIVDVENIFRRLRENRNADAPRSTLKVVLDASIEVRSSIVYGTAIVVLVFIPLFALEGMEGKLFVPLAMAYVVSLLASLAVSLTVTPVLASLLLVGRRGWQVVLPILALGIASLSVLWIIPRGMDLLGLPFSAPHHPVGWIALLTPVVWLLLQGFEFWLGGEQAEEGRLMNGLKSVFGAAIELSTTFATPVLGVAAVIVGFAAIGLSQLERDFLPPFNEGAVQVNAMLAPGTSLATSNRIGATVQRRLFEIDDVQSIVRRTGRAELDEHAVGVNVSELILEIAEGADREATIDEIREVMADIPGVISSTEQPLAHLISHMISGVKAQIGIKLYGDNLDVLRNTAEEMQSRIIGIDGLTDVIVEQQTNIPQLRVELNRSALVQYGLRPADVMELVETAMNGKVVSQVLQGQRTFDLVVRLDEPFREDEAKFRRLAVSLPDGGVIPLESVANIYNSSGPNSISREQVKRRIVLQANVAGRGVVDVVSDIKAELADLTLQPGYFLEYGGQFESQQSASRRLALLSVVALLGMFLVLYTLFGSINFAVQVLVALPTAFIGAVAALVLTEQNLTVAAMVGFISLCGIASRNGILLLNHYLHLVQHEGESWTQEMVKRAGQERMAPVLMTALTSGIGLFPLALAAGETGKEILYPVATVIIGGLLTSTLAEFFVRPALFWTIGRGAGERIVSDRTEASANSLSE
- a CDS encoding efflux RND transporter periplasmic adaptor subunit, which gives rise to MSNQPTLLVRLRNVVLTFAVLSIAVVVGGMAFTDLPQRLGLVAAATDPDDDHAGHDHGDEPTSTDPHAGHDHAIQGDSSENAIELSDQARANLGLKVQPVSVGHFSKYIEMPAAVTDWPGRTHIAITSPLTGVVNAIYIARGELIQSDAPLFTLRLTHQDLVDTQEQFLTSLGQLDVEQREITRLQSVASGAIAGKTLITREYERDKLLASIRAAKQAMLLHGLTEVQVAEIEETRELIREITIYAPTLHADRSLHHDALHGPGETPRASANARIASLVQPPPMHPEHIDIDFLVTQLNVSRGESVEAGMKLAQLSDYSEILIEGYAYQRDNAALSRAANAKLPLQAVMESDGEDPTVIDDLQIVYIGNEVNPLSRALPFFVSLDNQVERSEQVGEHRYVSWRYKPGQRMVLRVPVENLEDVIVVPKGAVAEEGAERFVFVENGDRFDRIPVHVLAGDSMNQAIANDGQLWPGQTVAVSGAHQLQMAMKNQAGGGMDPHAGHNH